A window of Cryptomeria japonica chromosome 3, Sugi_1.0, whole genome shotgun sequence contains these coding sequences:
- the LOC131070025 gene encoding uncharacterized protein LOC131070025: MGKSMVITLILVVSLSLFNFHVSSAKRTILIGDRRMLPSCTDCHRYTSDPTCCHLPHHPNLSPLMEEVEHSSPQQKSVEKHFSADEKSVERLSADEKTA; encoded by the coding sequence ATGGGGAAATCTATGGTCATCACGCTCATACTTGTTGTCTCCCTCAGTTTATTTAATTTCCATGTCTCCTCAGCTAAGCGTACCATTCTGATTGGAGACCGTCGAATGTTACCTAGTTGTACAGACTGCCACAGATATACTTCTGATCCTACTTGCTGCCATTTGCCACATCATCCTAATTTGTCACCACTCATGGAGGAAGTGGAGCATTCCTCACCACAGCAAAAATCAGTGGAGAAGCATTTCTCAGCAGATGAGAAATCAGTAGAGCGTTTATCAGCAGATGAAAAAACGGCTTAA